A stretch of the Thiomicrorhabdus xiamenensis genome encodes the following:
- a CDS encoding motility protein A, translating to MSRLASFLGILLGVVLLASTMFDYQQQSFISAFLNWQALLLVLGGTFAAALINYPLNQVVSIFPGIYKVFATESRSDEELITEIFDLATLAKRKGPLAIENQLTDVEDKFFRHSLNEMLLYQDAEKLRSSLQTRLMTNRLQDLNSQEVFINMASYSPAFGMMGTVMGLIVMMTTQINADMYSLVAAQSNDMLSGLLHGMGLALVTTFYGVLLANLLFLPIAGKLKVLGEQELLRNEMIIHAVVAMKAQESPLLIKEQLKSFVHEKTQQRLGEMA from the coding sequence ATGAGTCGTCTTGCCAGTTTTTTAGGTATTCTTTTGGGGGTTGTGCTGCTTGCGTCAACCATGTTCGATTACCAGCAACAGAGTTTTATCAGCGCCTTTTTGAACTGGCAGGCGCTGCTCCTTGTCTTAGGCGGAACCTTTGCCGCCGCCCTGATTAACTATCCGCTGAATCAGGTTGTGTCGATTTTCCCCGGGATTTATAAAGTTTTCGCTACTGAATCCCGTTCGGATGAAGAGCTGATTACCGAAATTTTCGATTTGGCGACTCTGGCGAAACGCAAAGGGCCTCTGGCAATCGAAAATCAGTTGACCGATGTGGAGGACAAGTTTTTCCGTCATTCGCTGAACGAGATGCTGTTGTATCAGGATGCGGAAAAACTGCGCAGCAGTTTGCAGACACGCCTGATGACCAATCGCCTTCAGGATCTTAATTCTCAGGAAGTCTTTATCAATATGGCGTCTTATTCGCCTGCCTTCGGGATGATGGGAACGGTCATGGGGTTGATTGTCATGATGACAACGCAGATTAACGCCGATATGTATTCGCTGGTCGCTGCGCAAAGTAACGACATGCTTTCCGGTTTGCTGCATGGTATGGGGTTGGCGTTGGTGACTACTTTTTACGGTGTGCTTCTGGCTAACCTGTTGTTTCTGCCGATTGCCGGGAAATTGAAAGTTTTGGGCGAGCAGGAATTGCTGCGCAACGAAATGATCATCCATGCCGTGGTTGCCATGAAAGCGCAGGAGTCGCCACTGCTGATTAAAGAACAATTGAAGTCTTTCGTTCACGAGAAAACCCAGCAGCGCCTCGGCGAGATGGCGTAG
- a CDS encoding lysophospholipid acyltransferase family protein produces the protein MSQWAYFCLWWLRMTCGIRSRVHGLDQVDHEKPGLILARHESAWETLKFQTIFPRQAYVLKQELLKIPFFGWGMALLHPIAIDRGAGRKALKQILTEGQQRLDGGNWVVIFPEGTRMPPNELGKINIGGSMLAKQAQVPIYLVMHNAGKFWPKNGFIKKPGTIDVYIKRLDDVSDLSTAELNQMIADWYQTHFDESSLSEGGPEK, from the coding sequence ATGTCTCAATGGGCTTATTTCTGTCTTTGGTGGCTGCGTATGACCTGTGGAATCCGCTCGCGGGTTCACGGTTTGGATCAGGTCGATCATGAAAAACCTGGCTTAATCCTTGCTAGACATGAATCGGCTTGGGAGACATTGAAATTTCAGACAATCTTCCCGCGTCAGGCGTATGTTTTGAAGCAGGAGTTGCTGAAAATTCCGTTCTTCGGTTGGGGAATGGCTTTGTTGCACCCGATCGCGATTGACCGTGGAGCGGGGCGTAAGGCGCTGAAGCAGATTTTGACCGAAGGTCAACAGCGTTTGGATGGCGGTAATTGGGTGGTCATTTTTCCGGAAGGAACCCGTATGCCGCCGAATGAACTGGGTAAAATCAATATCGGCGGCTCAATGCTCGCCAAGCAGGCTCAGGTGCCGATCTATCTGGTGATGCATAATGCCGGAAAGTTCTGGCCGAAAAACGGTTTTATTAAAAAACCGGGTACGATTGACGTTTATATTAAACGTCTGGATGATGTCAGCGACCTATCCACTGCCGAATTGAATCAGATGATAGCCGATTGGTATCAAACGCATTTTGACGAGTCCTCCTTGTCCGAAGGAGGGCCAGAAAAGTAG
- a CDS encoding HAD hydrolase-like protein codes for MLQSIEKALGCSLQGAPMVGDTLGDLKAALRQGMRPHLVRSGKGERTLSTQDPVLQSIPVHVNLLALVRHLLAEENL; via the coding sequence TTGTTGCAGTCAATCGAGAAAGCCTTGGGTTGTTCTTTGCAAGGCGCTCCGATGGTCGGTGATACGCTCGGCGATCTTAAGGCTGCTTTGCGACAGGGGATGCGGCCTCATCTGGTTCGAAGTGGCAAGGGTGAGCGGACGCTGTCCACACAGGACCCTGTGTTGCAATCGATTCCGGTGCATGTCAACTTATTGGCGTTGGTGCGCCATCTTTTAGCGGAGGAAAATTTGTGA
- a CDS encoding HAD-IIIA family hydrolase, protein MTKVIVLDRDGVINEDSDAFIKSPEEWGPVEGSLEAIRMLKEAGWKVAVATNQSGIKRGYYDRATLSAMHQKMQRLLAPQSVDWISFAPYLGEDGSPARKPGTGIVAVNRESLGLFFARRSDGR, encoded by the coding sequence ATGACAAAAGTCATTGTTCTGGATCGTGACGGCGTAATTAACGAAGATTCGGACGCCTTTATCAAGTCGCCTGAAGAGTGGGGGCCGGTTGAAGGAAGTCTGGAGGCGATCCGCATGCTTAAAGAGGCCGGGTGGAAAGTTGCGGTTGCGACTAATCAATCCGGTATCAAACGCGGTTATTACGATCGGGCGACTTTAAGTGCGATGCATCAGAAAATGCAGCGTCTACTGGCACCCCAGTCGGTTGACTGGATCAGTTTTGCGCCCTATCTTGGCGAGGACGGGTCTCCGGCTCGTAAACCGGGAACCGGTATTGTTGCAGTCAATCGAGAAAGCCTTGGGTTGTTCTTTGCAAGGCGCTCCGATGGTCGGTGA
- the glyS gene encoding glycine--tRNA ligase subunit beta, which translates to MTQTVDFLVEIGTEELPPKALKKLSQAFGAGIEAGLIDAELSYGAVSLYASPRRLAVRIQELQAKQDDKTVEKKGPAKKAAFDADGNPTKALQGFARGCGAEVADLVEIDTDKGVWMAFMQEQKGQGSAELLPEIVNQSLAKLPIPKRMRWGASDVEFVRPVHWAVMLMDDKVVPATILGHQTGNTTRGHRFHAPQAIEIAKPADYINTLCTQGYVQADFDTRSDMIRAQVEAAAKAEGGIAQIDEDLLEEVTALNEWPQAIVGDFDEVFLNVPSEALVSAMKGHQKYFHMLDANGKLMAKFITISNIESSNPASVKSGNERVIRPRLSDAKFFWDQDRKQPLDDFLPRLKTVVFQQQLGTLFDKVERLETLTVKVGKPLGAESQILERAARLSKCDLMSEMVGEFPELQGIMGRYYAMEQKEDQQVADALDAQYQPRFAGDELPNSAVAQALAIADKLDTITGIYGIGQVPSGDKDPFALRRSALGMLRIIIEKELNLDLMLMIRFALDLHPQVNAGDELVADIYDFIVSRLKAYFADQGVTAEQFEAVRSCAPTHPLDFAKRIDAVKAFAQIDGAESLSAANKRIANLLKKVDGEIAETVDTGLFADDAESALFAKLDQLRESVSNLIADKDYIAAMEQLATIREEVDGFFDSVMVMADDAAIRNNRLALLNQIYQLFMQVADISRL; encoded by the coding sequence ATGACTCAGACTGTCGATTTTCTAGTAGAAATTGGAACCGAAGAGTTGCCTCCAAAGGCGCTGAAAAAACTGAGTCAGGCTTTTGGCGCAGGCATTGAAGCGGGTCTGATCGATGCGGAGCTAAGCTATGGCGCCGTCTCTCTGTACGCGTCTCCACGTCGTTTGGCGGTTCGTATTCAGGAGTTACAGGCCAAGCAAGACGATAAAACCGTTGAGAAGAAAGGGCCGGCGAAAAAAGCGGCATTCGATGCTGACGGCAATCCGACCAAGGCGCTGCAAGGATTTGCCCGCGGTTGCGGAGCGGAGGTTGCTGATCTGGTCGAGATCGATACCGACAAAGGTGTCTGGATGGCGTTTATGCAGGAACAGAAAGGACAGGGTTCCGCCGAGCTGCTTCCTGAAATCGTCAATCAGTCGCTGGCCAAGTTGCCGATTCCGAAACGTATGCGCTGGGGCGCTTCGGATGTCGAATTCGTGCGTCCGGTTCATTGGGCTGTGATGCTGATGGACGATAAGGTGGTTCCAGCAACCATTCTTGGTCACCAAACCGGCAATACGACGCGCGGTCACCGTTTCCACGCACCGCAGGCAATCGAGATTGCTAAACCGGCAGATTACATCAATACCCTGTGTACCCAAGGCTATGTTCAGGCCGATTTCGATACGCGCTCCGATATGATTCGTGCGCAGGTCGAAGCGGCCGCGAAAGCCGAGGGCGGCATTGCACAGATCGACGAAGATCTGTTGGAAGAAGTTACCGCATTGAATGAATGGCCACAGGCGATCGTCGGCGACTTCGACGAGGTTTTCCTGAACGTGCCTTCAGAAGCGCTGGTGTCGGCGATGAAAGGACACCAGAAATACTTCCATATGCTGGATGCCAACGGCAAACTGATGGCGAAGTTCATCACCATTTCGAATATCGAAAGCTCGAATCCGGCTTCGGTGAAATCGGGTAATGAGCGTGTGATTCGTCCGCGTCTGTCGGATGCGAAATTCTTCTGGGATCAGGATCGCAAGCAACCGTTGGACGATTTCCTGCCGCGTTTGAAAACAGTGGTCTTCCAGCAGCAGCTTGGAACTCTGTTCGACAAGGTCGAGCGTCTGGAAACTCTGACGGTCAAAGTCGGTAAGCCTTTGGGTGCGGAGTCGCAGATTCTTGAACGTGCCGCACGTCTGTCTAAATGCGACTTGATGTCGGAAATGGTCGGCGAGTTCCCGGAACTGCAAGGGATTATGGGGCGTTACTACGCCATGGAGCAGAAAGAAGACCAGCAGGTAGCCGACGCTTTGGATGCGCAATATCAGCCGCGTTTTGCCGGTGATGAGCTGCCGAATTCTGCCGTCGCACAGGCGCTGGCGATTGCCGATAAACTGGATACGATTACCGGTATTTACGGTATCGGCCAGGTACCGAGCGGAGATAAGGATCCGTTTGCTCTACGCCGTTCGGCTTTGGGTATGCTGCGTATCATTATCGAAAAAGAGCTGAATCTGGATCTGATGCTGATGATCCGTTTTGCGCTGGATCTGCATCCGCAGGTGAACGCCGGAGACGAACTGGTTGCCGATATCTATGACTTTATTGTCAGTCGTCTGAAAGCGTATTTTGCCGATCAGGGCGTTACCGCCGAACAGTTTGAAGCGGTTCGTTCTTGTGCGCCGACGCATCCACTGGACTTCGCCAAACGTATCGATGCCGTCAAGGCCTTTGCACAGATCGACGGTGCGGAAAGTTTGAGTGCGGCCAATAAGCGTATCGCTAACCTGCTGAAAAAAGTCGACGGTGAGATTGCGGAAACGGTCGATACCGGACTGTTTGCAGATGATGCCGAAAGCGCGCTGTTCGCCAAGTTGGATCAGTTGCGTGAATCGGTAAGCAATTTGATTGCCGACAAAGATTACATTGCGGCGATGGAGCAGCTGGCGACTATTCGCGAAGAGGTCGACGGCTTCTTCGATAGCGTCATGGTTATGGCTGACGACGCAGCGATTCGCAACAACCGTTTGGCGCTGTTGAATCAGATCTATCAGTTGTTTATGCAGGTTGCGGATATTTCGCGACTGTAA
- the glyQ gene encoding glycine--tRNA ligase subunit alpha has translation MSAQAATDIRTFQGLIQTLQAFWAEQGCVVMQPYDNEMGAGTFHPSTFLRSIGPEPWRAAYVQPCRRPTDGRYGENPNRLQHYYQFQVMLKPSPDNIQELYLESLKRLGIDPLEHDIRFVEDNWESPTLGAWGLGWEVWMNGMEVTQFTYFQQVGGLECRPVTGEITYGLERIAMYLQGVNSVYDLTWVDGPGGKVTYGDVFHQNEVEMSAYNFEKADTEKLFRTFDECEEIFAKLVEDKLPLPAYEQVLKASHAFNMLDARHAISVTERARFIGRVRTMARQIAEAYYEGREALGFPLVKDSQGEAK, from the coding sequence GTGTCGGCACAAGCAGCAACAGATATTCGTACCTTTCAAGGTCTGATTCAAACCCTTCAAGCGTTCTGGGCGGAACAGGGATGCGTCGTCATGCAGCCCTATGACAACGAAATGGGCGCGGGGACTTTTCACCCTTCGACTTTCCTGCGTTCGATCGGGCCGGAGCCTTGGCGCGCTGCTTATGTTCAGCCTTGCCGTCGCCCAACCGACGGTCGTTACGGCGAAAACCCGAACCGTCTGCAGCATTACTACCAGTTCCAGGTGATGTTAAAACCGTCTCCGGATAATATTCAGGAGTTGTATCTTGAGTCCCTGAAACGTCTTGGAATTGATCCGCTGGAGCACGATATCCGTTTCGTTGAAGACAACTGGGAATCGCCGACTTTGGGTGCCTGGGGTCTGGGTTGGGAAGTTTGGATGAACGGCATGGAAGTCACACAGTTCACCTACTTCCAGCAGGTCGGTGGTTTGGAGTGTCGTCCGGTGACCGGTGAGATTACATACGGTCTTGAGCGTATCGCCATGTATCTTCAGGGCGTGAATTCGGTTTATGACCTGACCTGGGTTGACGGACCGGGGGGGAAAGTCACCTACGGCGATGTCTTCCATCAGAACGAGGTTGAGATGTCAGCCTATAACTTCGAGAAAGCGGATACCGAGAAACTGTTCCGTACTTTCGACGAATGTGAAGAAATTTTTGCCAAGCTGGTTGAAGACAAACTTCCGTTGCCGGCTTACGAGCAAGTATTGAAAGCGTCGCACGCTTTCAACATGCTGGATGCACGTCACGCTATTTCGGTGACCGAACGTGCACGTTTTATCGGTCGCGTGCGCACCATGGCACGTCAGATTGCCGAAGCATATTATGAAGGACGTGAAGCTTTAGGCTTCCCATTAGTTAAAGATTCACAAGGGGAGGCAAAATAA
- a CDS encoding sulfurtransferase TusA family protein yields MNTEIIDAKGLKCPMPVIKLQQAVRKSENGDELSIACTDLGAEKDIASWAKVNKHQLLAVEKTDYGLLISIKVDALK; encoded by the coding sequence GTGAATACAGAGATAATAGATGCCAAAGGACTGAAATGCCCGATGCCGGTCATTAAACTGCAACAAGCGGTACGAAAATCCGAAAATGGCGACGAACTGAGTATCGCCTGCACCGACCTCGGAGCGGAAAAAGACATCGCCAGCTGGGCCAAAGTCAATAAACACCAACTTCTGGCAGTTGAAAAAACCGATTACGGCCTGCTCATTTCGATCAAAGTGGACGCCCTGAAATAA
- a CDS encoding peptidoglycan DD-metalloendopeptidase family protein, protein MKNWPISFHIATLAVLSGLLVFLLAAIPSKSDANLPVEPESLPLPKLDLSKSAAIGAAQANEMETSQNNWIQKTVTIKRNDALSTALERIGVGASTVYKISQTKNSDLMTNLKVGDKLTVWLDQNSGLQRIVYPKSKTLDHELIRTDTGFRINKVEKSVEIRTKTAYGEIKGAFYPAAERAGLSPKSIMQLAEMLAWDVDLSRELRDGDYFKVIYETRYLNDEYIGDGDILAVQITSDGGKQIHNGFILRDGDEVIGYYDENGNNLKKAFLKAPLDTVRITSRFNPKRLHPIFGKRRPHRGVDYGAPTGTPIKVTGNGQIVYRGWKGGYGKVVKVRHNNTYTTMYAHMSRFGKYKKGQMVKQGQVIGYVGSTGNSTGAHLHYEFHMNGKHVDPLKIKFPAAGPVNAKYKQDFLRRSHFLLGQLDRLDQSTQLAFNFE, encoded by the coding sequence ATGAAAAACTGGCCAATTTCCTTTCATATCGCAACGCTAGCCGTCCTTTCAGGATTGCTGGTTTTCTTGCTAGCCGCCATCCCTTCCAAATCTGACGCCAATCTGCCGGTCGAACCGGAATCATTGCCGCTACCGAAGCTTGATTTAAGCAAATCGGCAGCCATTGGCGCAGCACAAGCGAACGAGATGGAAACATCGCAGAATAACTGGATTCAAAAAACCGTTACCATTAAACGCAACGACGCCTTAAGTACCGCGCTTGAGCGCATTGGTGTCGGGGCATCGACGGTTTATAAAATCAGCCAAACCAAAAACAGCGATCTGATGACCAATCTTAAGGTCGGTGACAAGCTGACCGTCTGGCTGGATCAGAACAGCGGTCTGCAACGCATCGTCTATCCGAAATCGAAAACACTGGATCATGAACTGATTCGCACCGATACCGGTTTTCGTATCAACAAGGTTGAAAAGTCGGTGGAGATCCGCACCAAAACTGCTTACGGTGAGATCAAAGGGGCGTTCTACCCGGCGGCCGAGCGTGCCGGTTTGAGCCCTAAAAGCATTATGCAACTGGCCGAGATGCTTGCTTGGGATGTCGACCTTTCCCGCGAATTGCGCGACGGCGACTACTTCAAAGTCATCTACGAAACGCGCTATCTGAACGACGAATACATCGGTGACGGTGATATTTTGGCGGTACAGATCACCTCCGACGGCGGTAAACAGATTCACAACGGCTTTATCCTGCGCGACGGCGATGAAGTGATCGGCTACTATGACGAAAACGGCAATAACCTGAAAAAAGCCTTCCTTAAGGCGCCGTTGGATACCGTCAGAATTACTTCGCGTTTCAACCCGAAACGACTGCACCCGATTTTCGGTAAACGCCGACCACACCGTGGTGTTGACTATGGCGCGCCAACCGGAACACCTATTAAAGTAACCGGTAACGGTCAGATCGTCTATCGCGGTTGGAAAGGCGGCTACGGCAAGGTAGTCAAAGTGCGCCACAACAATACCTACACCACGATGTATGCGCACATGTCGCGTTTCGGCAAATACAAAAAAGGTCAGATGGTTAAACAGGGACAGGTTATCGGTTATGTCGGTAGCACCGGGAATTCAACCGGAGCGCACCTGCATTACGAATTCCATATGAACGGGAAACACGTTGACCCTCTGAAAATCAAATTCCCGGCAGCAGGCCCGGTTAATGCCAAATACAAACAGGATTTCCTGCGACGCAGTCACTTCCTGTTAGGCCAGCTTGACCGCTTGGACCAGAGTACGCAGTTGGCTTTCAATTTTGAGTAA
- a CDS encoding anhydro-N-acetylmuramic acid kinase: MSKAPSSQAEELYIGLMSGTSVDAVDAALIAICDQSLQLKHFTTTPIPDKLKQLLLECNSEQKLSLQSFSQLHSQMGQLFAAAVAQLLRETGLEARDITAIGSHGQTIYHAPDLMMSLQIGHPAIIAKHSGITTVGDFRVDDMALGGQGAPFAPVFHQRLFSEPEQTVIAVNIGGIANISLLPADHATEAVTGWDTGPGNGLIDEACQKLFACSYDRNGDLARQGAVQTAVLDSLVQDSYFQQPAPKSSGRDYFNWPWLVEKLGNDFAQRIDAHDLLATLTELTAVSIAQQVRPALGEQTGNSVWICGGGAFNRYLLERIQAHLPACTVCSSSDAGHDPNAIEGMLFAWLAHERLHNRPVKLSAVTGAERDAVLGGIWHP; encoded by the coding sequence TTGAGTAAAGCACCTTCCAGTCAGGCCGAGGAACTCTATATCGGCCTGATGTCCGGCACCAGCGTTGACGCCGTGGATGCAGCGCTGATTGCCATCTGCGACCAATCTCTTCAACTCAAACATTTCACAACCACCCCAATTCCCGACAAGCTTAAACAGTTACTGCTTGAGTGCAACAGTGAGCAAAAACTCAGTTTACAATCTTTCAGCCAGCTACACAGTCAAATGGGGCAACTATTTGCCGCAGCGGTAGCTCAGCTTTTACGCGAAACCGGATTGGAAGCCCGCGACATTACCGCTATCGGCAGTCACGGACAAACCATTTATCATGCACCGGATTTAATGATGAGCCTGCAAATCGGCCATCCGGCCATTATCGCTAAACACAGCGGCATCACCACGGTGGGCGACTTCCGGGTTGACGATATGGCGCTCGGCGGTCAAGGCGCTCCCTTTGCACCGGTTTTCCATCAACGCCTGTTTTCCGAGCCCGAACAGACAGTGATTGCGGTCAATATCGGCGGCATTGCCAATATCAGCTTACTTCCAGCCGATCACGCCACCGAGGCCGTCACCGGCTGGGATACCGGGCCGGGCAACGGTCTGATCGACGAAGCTTGCCAAAAACTGTTCGCCTGCTCATATGACAGAAATGGTGATCTAGCCAGACAAGGCGCAGTACAAACCGCCGTACTGGACTCCCTTGTGCAAGACAGCTATTTCCAGCAGCCCGCACCGAAAAGCTCCGGCCGCGATTACTTTAACTGGCCGTGGCTAGTGGAGAAACTGGGCAATGATTTTGCCCAACGAATAGACGCACATGACCTCTTGGCGACTTTGACCGAGCTGACCGCCGTCAGCATCGCGCAACAGGTTCGCCCGGCGCTCGGCGAGCAAACCGGAAATAGCGTCTGGATTTGTGGAGGCGGAGCTTTCAACCGCTATCTGCTTGAGCGGATTCAGGCTCACCTGCCTGCTTGCACGGTCTGCTCAAGCAGTGATGCCGGACATGATCCGAATGCGATCGAAGGGATGCTGTTTGCCTGGCTGGCGCACGAACGCCTACATAATCGACCAGTCAAACTCAGCGCAGTAACCGGTGCCGAACGGGATGCCGTTCTCGGCGGCATCTGGCACCCTTAA
- a CDS encoding YbgA family protein, producing the protein MNQAINRRYPQVAFPKPKIAVSDCLLGTECRYNGGHAQYDFVRYKLADYVEFKRFCPEAAVIGTPRETVRLVGVEGEIRVMGPKSGSDYTDGLQDYTDKKMRFFHQQEIDGAVVKSRSPSCGLERIKVYRPTGEWFGSQDPMDAGLFTKNLRREFPMIAIEEEGRLQDAWLRENFMLHIFSAARWREFVHSDPSVAELQSFHRDHKYLLLSKNEGLYRKMGPIVAEAAKANLSESLQRYGELFLQAVGTSTSRGKMVNAIEHMYGYFKDQLGESEKEFYQQTLAEFKLGIVPLVSVMKLIEQWIHHFGSDYLATQKIIHPYPAELALRSSVNAYRDFKKK; encoded by the coding sequence ATGAATCAGGCGATTAACAGAAGATATCCGCAAGTGGCATTTCCGAAACCGAAAATTGCCGTTTCTGATTGTCTGTTGGGTACGGAGTGTCGTTACAACGGTGGGCATGCGCAATATGATTTTGTGCGTTACAAGCTGGCCGATTATGTCGAGTTTAAACGTTTTTGCCCGGAGGCGGCGGTTATTGGAACGCCGCGTGAAACGGTCCGTCTGGTTGGGGTCGAAGGGGAAATTCGCGTGATGGGCCCGAAATCCGGTTCGGACTATACCGACGGATTGCAGGACTATACCGACAAGAAGATGCGTTTCTTTCATCAGCAAGAGATCGACGGGGCGGTGGTTAAGTCGCGCTCTCCGAGTTGCGGTTTGGAACGGATCAAGGTGTATCGCCCAACGGGTGAATGGTTCGGATCCCAGGATCCGATGGATGCCGGTCTGTTTACCAAAAACCTGCGTCGCGAGTTTCCGATGATTGCAATTGAAGAGGAAGGGCGTCTGCAGGACGCCTGGCTGCGAGAAAATTTTATGTTGCATATCTTTTCTGCGGCACGCTGGCGCGAGTTTGTGCATAGCGATCCTTCGGTTGCCGAGTTGCAAAGCTTCCATCGTGATCACAAATATCTGTTGTTATCCAAAAACGAAGGGCTGTACCGCAAGATGGGGCCGATTGTTGCCGAAGCCGCTAAAGCCAATCTGTCTGAGAGTCTTCAACGTTACGGCGAACTGTTTTTGCAGGCGGTGGGTACCTCGACTTCACGCGGTAAAATGGTTAATGCCATCGAGCATATGTACGGCTATTTTAAGGATCAGCTCGGTGAGAGTGAGAAAGAGTTTTATCAGCAGACGCTGGCGGAGTTTAAGTTGGGCATAGTGCCGCTGGTCAGCGTGATGAAATTGATCGAACAGTGGATTCATCACTTTGGCAGCGATTATCTGGCGACCCAGAAAATCATTCACCCTTATCCGGCGGAACTGGCTTTGCGTTCCAGCGTTAACGCCTATCGGGATTTTAAAAAGAAATAG
- the folM gene encoding dihydromonapterin reductase, giving the protein MAKIEQAVLITGAGQRVGFYLAEQFLTQGRYPVVITYRKPRPEIDRLVERGAIVYQVDFCDQEQFQSWLENLRDDIESLRAIIHNASIWVTDAQIAERPELYDQLFKVHVETPYRINMALSGLLKNTASGLKDIISLSDANCDLNRSDYIAYLSSKAALQNQMRVFASKFAPQIKVNDIAPGLLMFHADDSESYKQQRLQNQLLPIEPGPEVIWQSVQYLMNNPYITGASMPVDGGVRLIK; this is encoded by the coding sequence GTGGCAAAAATCGAACAAGCGGTCTTAATAACCGGTGCCGGGCAAAGGGTCGGGTTCTACCTGGCTGAGCAATTTCTCACTCAGGGGCGCTATCCGGTGGTGATTACTTATCGTAAGCCGCGCCCGGAAATCGACCGACTGGTCGAGCGTGGAGCGATCGTCTATCAAGTGGATTTTTGTGATCAGGAGCAGTTTCAGAGCTGGCTCGAAAATTTACGCGATGACATCGAGAGTCTGCGGGCGATCATTCATAACGCCTCCATCTGGGTGACCGATGCCCAGATCGCCGAGCGGCCCGAACTGTACGATCAACTGTTCAAGGTGCATGTCGAAACGCCTTACCGGATCAATATGGCGTTATCGGGGTTATTGAAAAACACTGCTTCCGGATTGAAAGATATTATCAGTTTGTCGGACGCCAATTGCGATTTGAACCGCAGCGACTATATCGCCTATTTAAGCTCCAAGGCGGCGTTGCAGAACCAGATGCGCGTTTTTGCCAGTAAGTTCGCACCGCAGATCAAAGTGAATGATATTGCGCCGGGACTGTTGATGTTTCATGCGGACGATAGTGAATCTTATAAACAGCAGCGTCTGCAAAATCAGCTTTTGCCGATTGAGCCCGGGCCGGAGGTGATCTGGCAAAGCGTTCAGTATCTGATGAATAATCCTTATATAACCGGGGCCAGCATGCCGGTGGATGGTGGCGTGCGTTTAATCAAATAG
- a CDS encoding TIGR01777 family oxidoreductase, whose protein sequence is MQITILGGTGMIGQALKQHLSSQHTVELYGRQVFSQPEKLLEAIKDAEIIIQLAGANIGARWNPVYKQEIWDSRIDTTRMLAQALQETANPPRVFCASAIGFYPQAEACEHHYTEKDVQPGEDFLAQLSVAWEEEAKKLVAPELLTITRFGVVLSPKGGALAKMLPAFKFGLGGPVAGGRQCFSWIDIDDLCRAYAWLIQQPQMHGTFNLTAPHPLAQKAFAETLGEVLHRPTILPLPLWQLKLMFGEGAQVLTHSASVYPQRLLDEGFEFKYPDAKSSLKHLLT, encoded by the coding sequence ATGCAGATCACGATTCTGGGCGGCACCGGCATGATCGGTCAGGCGCTTAAGCAACATTTGAGTTCGCAACACACGGTGGAGTTATACGGTCGACAGGTTTTCAGTCAGCCGGAAAAACTGCTTGAGGCGATCAAGGACGCCGAAATTATCATCCAGCTTGCCGGCGCCAATATCGGTGCGCGCTGGAATCCGGTATACAAACAGGAAATCTGGGACAGCCGTATCGACACCACCCGAATGCTGGCGCAGGCACTACAGGAAACTGCGAATCCGCCGCGTGTTTTTTGTGCCTCAGCCATCGGTTTCTATCCGCAGGCCGAAGCGTGTGAACATCATTACACGGAAAAGGATGTTCAACCCGGTGAAGATTTTCTGGCCCAGCTTTCGGTTGCCTGGGAAGAGGAAGCAAAAAAACTGGTTGCACCGGAGCTACTGACGATTACCCGTTTCGGCGTGGTGCTTTCGCCAAAAGGCGGAGCGCTGGCCAAAATGCTGCCGGCGTTCAAATTCGGTCTTGGCGGTCCGGTTGCTGGCGGCAGACAATGTTTCAGCTGGATTGATATTGATGATCTGTGCCGCGCCTACGCCTGGCTGATACAGCAACCGCAGATGCACGGCACTTTTAACCTGACCGCCCCGCACCCTCTGGCGCAAAAGGCGTTTGCCGAAACACTCGGCGAGGTTTTGCACCGTCCGACGATACTTCCGCTTCCTCTGTGGCAGTTGAAACTGATGTTCGGCGAAGGGGCGCAGGTTTTAACCCATAGCGCCAGTGTCTATCCGCAACGTTTACTGGATGAAGGGTTCGAGTTTAAATATCCGGATGCCAAAAGCAGCCTGAAACACCTGCTGACATAA